Sequence from the Lysobacter capsici genome:
GTGACGCCCGCCCTTGGCGGAGCGGAAGGCCGCGAGGTCCGTTGTTGGAGGCCGCTGCGTTCGCTGATGCGGGCTTTGCGCGGCGATCCGGTGCGGGAGCGTCGGTGCCATGGCCCTCACACCGCGATCCGATCACGGGTCGAACAACGCGCGCGCAGGATTTCGACTACGCAAAACCGCGCCGGGCGGTGGCTCTAGTCCTCCGCCGGCGGCATCGGCCCATCGCGTCCGCGCAGGCCATCGCGCAGGCCGCGCAGCATCGCCTTCAAATAAGCGCCCCGCGGTTTGAGCAGCACGACGGTGCCGACGAATTTCAACACCAGCCGCGGCAGGTCCTGCGCGGCCCAGCGCCGCGGCACTTCGACGCGGCGGTACAAGGCGATGCGGTTGCGCATCATGTAGTACAGCCGGGTCGGGCTGTGGACCACGGTGCGGTAGGGAATCAGCCGCGACACCGGCTCCAGTTCGCCGATCCGGTGCTGCATGCCGGCGTCGCAGATGCCGTACAGGCGATAGCCGCGGTGCTTGGCGCGCGAACTCCATTCGACGTCGACGTTGTCGATGAACAAGCCTTCGTCCATGCCGCCGACCGTGTCCAGCACCTCCAGCGGCAACAAGGTGCCCGAGGTGATCAGGAAATCGCAGTCGATGACCTGGCCCGGGCCGCCGTAAAACTTGCGGTTGAGCGGAAACCCGATCTGCACGAACGGCGCGATCGCGCCGGTGCGCTGGTCGCGGAACTGCGGCCCGACCGCGGCGACCGGGTGCTGCGCCTGCAACTGGTGCAGATGGCGCTGCAACACCGCGACCATGTCCGCATCGACGATGCTGTCCTGGTCCATCAACAGCAGTTGCGCGAAACCGGCCGTGCGCGCGGCCCGCGCGGCATGGTTGATCGCGCTGCCCAGGCCGACGTTGCGGTCGCCGCGGATCACCTCCACGCCCTGCCCGCGCAGCCGCTCGAAATACGCGTCGAGCGCCTCGCCGGGACTGGCGTTATCGAAGATCAGCACGCGCCCGACCTGCGGCTTGATCGCGGCGACAACCTGGTCGAGCAGTTCGATCTGCGGGTGATAGGTGACGATCGCGGCGCATACGTCCGCGGCCTGGGCCGGCGCTAGAGCTTGCATGTCAGCGCAGCCCCAGCAGGTCGCAGACCATCGAGCGCAGACCGGCGGAGTAATCGAGGTAACGGCCGTGACGCCATTCTTCGCGCACCAGCGGCCAGCGCCTGGCGAAGTTCGCCGGCAGGTCCAGGCGCAGGCGCAGATGGGCGATGCGCGCGTCGATCGCGGCGCGCTTGGCCGCGCCCACGTCCAGGCCCGCGCGCTGCAGGTGCTCGCGCAACGAGTCGAGCTTGGCGACCATGGCTTGCATGTGTTCGCGCCGTTGCTTGCCGCCGCCGAGCCGCTCGATCAGGCTGCGCTGGCGCGCGCCGATCTGGTTGCCGCCGTGCTGGCGGTAACCCATCGTCGGCGCCTCCATGCAATCGATCTCGCCGGTCGCGGCCGCGATCAGCGCCAGCCATTCGTCGTGGACCCAGGCGCTGCGTTCGAGTTCGGGATGTTCGACGTCGGGAATGGGCAATGCCTGCGCCAACACCTCGCGCCGCAGCGCGGTGGT
This genomic interval carries:
- a CDS encoding glycosyltransferase family 2 protein, whose amino-acid sequence is MQALAPAQAADVCAAIVTYHPQIELLDQVVAAIKPQVGRVLIFDNASPGEALDAYFERLRGQGVEVIRGDRNVGLGSAINHAARAARTAGFAQLLLMDQDSIVDADMVAVLQRHLHQLQAQHPVAAVGPQFRDQRTGAIAPFVQIGFPLNRKFYGGPGQVIDCDFLITSGTLLPLEVLDTVGGMDEGLFIDNVDVEWSSRAKHRGYRLYGICDAGMQHRIGELEPVSRLIPYRTVVHSPTRLYYMMRNRIALYRRVEVPRRWAAQDLPRLVLKFVGTVVLLKPRGAYLKAMLRGLRDGLRGRDGPMPPAED